A window from Streptomyces sp. NBC_00299 encodes these proteins:
- a CDS encoding molybdopterin molybdotransferase MoeA has product MTPRGIQADEDAEDLDVEEVLALVNEDNGHHTPGDHVPAPTPPAPGSPTPGSPKPDGQHKATPWPEARDIAARAARSGTRAAGRAPVSVPLDAALGLALAAPLTALTDLPSFDTTAMDGWAIAGPGPWDVRDEGVLAGHGEPEPLTDGEAVRIATGARIPPDTTAVLRSEHGRTDAQGHLHATRNTQPGQDIRARGQECRKGDHLLAVGTLVTPAVLGLAAAAGYDTVTAVPRPRVEVLVLGDELLTEGLPHDGLIRDALGPMLPPWLRALGAEVTAVRRLGDDAKALRKALTSSHADLVVTTGGTAAGPVDHVHPTLHRIGAELLVDSVKVRPGHPMLLARLKENQHLVGLPGNPLAAVSGLLTLAEPLLRTLAARPAPEPYTLPLSEAAHGHPYDTRLIPVVLRGDHAVPLRYHGPAMLRGMAAADAVAVVPPGGVRAGQETELLDLPWATAGIEVCFT; this is encoded by the coding sequence ATGACCCCCCGCGGCATCCAGGCGGACGAGGACGCCGAGGACCTCGACGTCGAGGAGGTGCTCGCCCTTGTGAACGAGGACAACGGCCACCACACACCGGGCGATCACGTGCCCGCACCCACCCCACCCGCCCCGGGCTCCCCCACCCCGGGCTCCCCCAAGCCGGACGGCCAGCACAAAGCCACCCCCTGGCCCGAAGCCCGCGACATCGCCGCCCGCGCCGCCCGGTCCGGCACCCGGGCCGCCGGCCGTGCCCCCGTCTCCGTCCCTCTCGACGCCGCCCTGGGGCTCGCCCTGGCCGCTCCCCTCACCGCCCTCACCGATCTGCCCTCCTTCGACACCACGGCCATGGACGGCTGGGCCATCGCGGGACCCGGTCCCTGGGACGTACGGGACGAGGGCGTGCTGGCCGGGCACGGCGAACCCGAGCCGCTCACCGACGGCGAGGCCGTCCGTATCGCGACCGGCGCCCGCATCCCCCCGGACACCACCGCCGTCCTGCGCAGCGAACACGGCCGCACGGACGCCCAGGGCCATCTGCACGCCACCCGCAACACCCAGCCCGGCCAGGACATCCGCGCTCGCGGCCAGGAGTGCCGTAAGGGCGACCATCTGCTGGCCGTCGGCACCCTCGTGACCCCGGCCGTGCTCGGCCTGGCCGCCGCCGCCGGATACGACACCGTCACCGCCGTACCCCGCCCCCGCGTCGAAGTGCTCGTCCTCGGCGACGAGTTGCTCACCGAAGGGCTCCCGCACGACGGGCTGATCCGCGACGCCCTCGGCCCGATGCTGCCGCCGTGGCTGCGCGCACTCGGCGCAGAGGTCACCGCCGTGCGCCGGCTCGGCGACGACGCCAAGGCCCTGCGCAAGGCGCTCACCAGCTCCCACGCGGACCTCGTCGTCACCACCGGCGGCACCGCGGCAGGCCCCGTCGACCACGTCCACCCCACCCTGCACCGCATCGGCGCCGAGCTCCTGGTCGACAGCGTCAAGGTGCGCCCCGGACACCCCATGCTGCTGGCCCGCCTCAAGGAGAACCAGCACCTCGTGGGCCTGCCCGGCAACCCCCTCGCCGCCGTCTCCGGCCTGCTCACGCTCGCCGAACCCCTGCTGCGTACGCTCGCGGCACGCCCCGCCCCGGAGCCCTACACGCTGCCGCTGAGCGAGGCGGCGCACGGGCATCCGTACGACACCCGGCTCATCCCTGTCGTGCTGCGCGGCGACCATGCTGTGCCACTGCGCTACCACGGCCCTGCCATGCTGCGGGGCATGGCGGCGGCCGATGCCGTCGCTGTCGTACCACCGGGCGGTGTCCGTGCCGGTCAGGAGACCGAACTGCTCGACCTGCCCTGGGCCACTGCCGGTATCGAGGTGTGTTTCACGTGA
- a CDS encoding NAD(P)H-quinone oxidoreductase: MHAITIPEPGGPEALVWDEVPDPVAGEGEVLVEVVAGAVNRADILQRQGFYNPPPGASPYPGLECSGRIAEIGPGVSGWAVGDEVCALLAGGGYAEKVAVPAGQLLPVPKGVSLTQAAALPEVVCTVWSNVFMVSHLRPGETLLVHGGSSGIGTMAIQLAKAVGAKVAVTAGSKEKLDRCAELGADILVNYRDQDFVAEVKKATDGAGADVILDNMGAKYLDRNVQTLAVNGRLAIIGLQGGVKGELNIGALLAKRAAVSATSLRARPLGEKAAIVAAVREHVWPLLDAGHVRPVVDREMPMNDAAGAHRVLEESGHVGKVLLVVP; encoded by the coding sequence ATGCATGCGATCACGATTCCCGAACCTGGTGGGCCCGAGGCGCTGGTGTGGGACGAGGTCCCCGATCCCGTCGCCGGAGAGGGCGAGGTGCTGGTCGAGGTGGTGGCCGGGGCCGTCAACCGTGCCGACATCCTGCAGCGGCAGGGCTTCTACAACCCGCCGCCCGGCGCCTCCCCCTACCCCGGTCTGGAGTGCTCCGGCCGGATCGCCGAGATCGGCCCCGGCGTCTCCGGCTGGGCCGTCGGCGACGAGGTGTGCGCGCTGCTCGCGGGCGGCGGCTACGCCGAGAAGGTCGCCGTACCGGCGGGCCAGCTGCTGCCCGTCCCCAAGGGCGTGAGCCTCACGCAGGCCGCCGCGCTGCCCGAGGTGGTCTGCACGGTCTGGTCGAACGTCTTCATGGTCTCCCATCTGCGCCCCGGCGAGACCCTGCTCGTGCACGGCGGTTCGAGCGGCATCGGCACCATGGCCATCCAGCTGGCCAAGGCCGTCGGCGCCAAGGTCGCCGTCACGGCGGGCAGCAAGGAGAAGCTCGACCGGTGTGCCGAGCTGGGCGCCGACATCCTCGTCAACTACCGGGATCAGGACTTCGTCGCCGAGGTCAAGAAGGCCACCGACGGGGCCGGAGCCGACGTCATCCTCGACAACATGGGCGCCAAGTACCTCGACCGCAACGTCCAGACCCTCGCCGTGAACGGCCGCCTCGCCATCATCGGCCTGCAGGGCGGCGTCAAGGGCGAGCTCAACATCGGCGCGCTCCTGGCCAAACGGGCTGCCGTCAGCGCGACCTCGCTGCGGGCCCGTCCCCTGGGCGAGAAGGCGGCGATCGTCGCGGCCGTACGCGAGCACGTGTGGCCTCTGCTGGACGCCGGGCACGTACGGCCGGTGGTGGACCGCGAGATGCCGATGAACGACGCGGCCGGGGCGCACCGGGTGCTGGAGGAGAGCGGGCACGTGGGCAAGGTGCTCCTCGTCGTGCCGTAG
- a CDS encoding potassium channel family protein, with protein MFHVKLPGQDAIAREADERVATYRVKLPKKIVEHPFRQVAKRVTIALSLLVVAALIVYADHDGYNDSSDGSVDLLDAFYYATVSLSTTGYGDITPVSDAARLTNIFVITPMRVLFLIILVGTTLEVLTERTREEWRLNRWRSTLRDHTVVVGFGTKGRSAIQTVCATGLSKDQVIVVDPSSKVIEAAVADGYAGVTGDATRSEVLKRAEVHKARKIIIATQRDDTAVLVTLTARQLNRGAKIVAAVREEENAPLLKQSGADAVITSASAAGRLLGLSVLSPAAGMVLEDLIQQGSGLDIVERPVIKAEVGKNPRQMDDLVVSVLRGHRVLGYDDPAVGTLELTDRLITIVRATPGSQVAPDDRRLPPGMKPV; from the coding sequence GTGTTTCACGTGAAACTTCCGGGCCAGGACGCCATAGCTCGCGAGGCGGACGAGCGGGTCGCCACCTATCGCGTGAAGCTCCCGAAGAAGATCGTGGAGCATCCGTTCCGGCAGGTTGCCAAGCGGGTCACGATCGCCCTGTCACTGCTCGTGGTGGCTGCCTTGATCGTCTACGCCGACCACGACGGCTACAACGACAGCTCCGATGGTTCCGTAGACCTTCTCGACGCCTTCTACTACGCGACTGTCAGCCTCTCCACCACCGGATACGGCGACATCACCCCGGTCAGTGACGCCGCGCGGCTCACCAATATCTTCGTCATCACGCCGATGCGTGTGCTGTTCCTGATCATCCTGGTCGGCACCACGCTCGAGGTCCTCACCGAACGGACCCGGGAGGAATGGCGTCTGAACCGCTGGAGGTCCACCTTGCGCGACCACACCGTCGTCGTCGGCTTCGGCACGAAGGGCCGTTCGGCGATCCAGACCGTCTGCGCCACGGGCTTGAGCAAGGACCAGGTCATCGTGGTCGACCCGAGTTCCAAGGTGATCGAGGCAGCGGTCGCGGACGGATACGCCGGGGTCACGGGGGACGCGACGCGCAGCGAGGTCCTGAAGCGGGCCGAGGTGCACAAGGCACGGAAGATCATCATCGCCACGCAGCGCGACGACACCGCCGTCCTGGTGACGTTGACGGCCCGGCAGCTGAATCGCGGGGCGAAGATCGTGGCCGCGGTGCGTGAGGAGGAGAACGCGCCGCTGCTCAAGCAGTCCGGCGCCGACGCGGTCATCACCAGCGCCAGCGCGGCCGGGCGGCTGCTCGGCCTCTCCGTGCTCAGCCCCGCCGCCGGCATGGTGCTGGAGGATCTGATCCAGCAGGGCAGCGGGCTCGACATCGTCGAACGGCCGGTCATAAAGGCCGAGGTGGGCAAGAACCCGCGCCAGATGGACGACTTGGTGGTGAGCGTCCTGCGCGGGCACCGGGTGCTCGGATACGACGATCCGGCCGTCGGGACATTGGAGTTGACGGACCGGCTCATCACGATCGTGAGGGCGACGCCGGGCAGTCAGGTCGCACCTGATGACCGGCGTCTGCCCCCGGGGATGAAGCCCGTCTGA
- a CDS encoding protein kinase domain-containing protein: protein MAQQQRAQGPSDPEAAGGGMSDAPEMWGNGGLVGDGRYRLTRRLGRGGMAEVFAAEDVRLGRTVAVKLLRSDLAEDPVSKARFTREAQSVAGLNHHAIVAVYDSGEDVVGAHSVPYIVMEIVEGRTIRDLLLNAEAPGPEQALIIVSGVLEALAYSHQHGIVHRDIKPANVIITHNGAVKVMDFGIARALHGAQSTMTQTGMVMGTPQYLSPEQALGKAVDHRSDLYATGCLLYELLALRPPFTGETPLSVVYQHVQDIPTPPSEASDAVPPELDGLVMRSLAKEPDDRFQTAEEMRGLVQYALQMLYDQGGHTGTWNTGPVAMHEGRNTPAAGFANTTVMGHPGDSGSGTTQIPQPIIPSGYGGGDDGGFEGRGNRGSGRGKLWILAVLAVIAIAAGVALALNNGGGGGGGGDTKETPTTSQTTDEDKATDDPTDEPTDEPTDEVTDDGSGTGTDPDYTPSDTPTEEPTEEPTEEPTEEPTEEPTTTEPTDEPTTTEPTDEPTEDPTLPTPPTGGVEG, encoded by the coding sequence ATGGCACAGCAGCAGCGCGCTCAGGGCCCGTCCGACCCCGAGGCGGCTGGCGGCGGTATGTCAGACGCGCCGGAAATGTGGGGTAATGGCGGACTTGTCGGGGACGGCCGATATCGGCTGACCCGCAGACTCGGCCGGGGCGGCATGGCCGAGGTGTTCGCGGCCGAGGACGTACGCCTCGGACGCACCGTGGCGGTCAAGCTGCTGCGCTCCGACCTCGCCGAGGACCCCGTCTCCAAGGCCCGCTTCACGCGCGAGGCCCAGTCGGTGGCCGGCCTCAACCACCATGCGATCGTCGCCGTGTACGACTCCGGCGAGGACGTCGTGGGCGCGCACAGCGTGCCGTACATCGTGATGGAGATCGTCGAGGGCCGCACCATCCGCGACCTCCTCCTCAACGCCGAGGCGCCCGGCCCCGAGCAGGCCCTGATCATCGTCTCCGGTGTCCTGGAGGCCCTCGCCTACTCGCACCAGCACGGCATCGTGCACCGCGACATCAAGCCGGCCAACGTCATCATCACGCACAACGGCGCCGTGAAGGTGATGGACTTCGGCATCGCCCGCGCCCTGCACGGCGCGCAGTCGACGATGACGCAGACCGGCATGGTCATGGGCACCCCGCAGTACCTGTCGCCCGAGCAGGCGCTCGGCAAGGCGGTCGACCACCGCTCCGACCTGTACGCGACGGGCTGCCTGCTCTACGAACTCCTCGCGCTGCGCCCGCCGTTCACCGGCGAGACGCCGCTGTCGGTGGTCTACCAGCACGTCCAGGACATCCCGACCCCGCCGTCCGAGGCCTCCGACGCCGTGCCGCCGGAGCTCGACGGCCTGGTCATGCGCTCCCTCGCCAAGGAACCGGACGACCGCTTCCAGACGGCCGAGGAGATGCGCGGCCTCGTCCAGTACGCCCTGCAGATGCTGTACGACCAGGGCGGCCACACCGGCACCTGGAACACCGGCCCGGTGGCGATGCACGAAGGCCGGAACACCCCGGCCGCGGGCTTCGCTAACACGACCGTCATGGGGCACCCCGGCGACTCCGGCTCCGGCACGACGCAGATCCCGCAGCCGATCATCCCCTCCGGGTACGGCGGCGGAGACGACGGCGGCTTCGAGGGGCGCGGGAACAGGGGCAGCGGGCGCGGCAAGCTGTGGATCCTCGCCGTCCTCGCGGTGATCGCCATCGCGGCGGGTGTCGCGCTGGCACTGAACAACGGCGGCGGTGGTGGCGGCGGCGGAGACACCAAGGAGACTCCGACCACCTCGCAGACCACCGACGAGGACAAGGCCACCGACGATCCGACGGACGAGCCGACCGACGAGCCGACCGACGAGGTCACGGACGACGGCTCCGGCACGGGCACCGACCCGGACTACACGCCGTCGGACACGCCGACGGAAGAGCCGACCGAGGAGCCGACGGAGGAGCCGACGGAGGAGCCGACCGAGGAGCCGACCACCACGGAGCCGACGGACGAGCCGACCACCACGGAGCCGACGGACGAGCCGACGGAGGATCCCACGCTGCCGACACCGCCGACGGGCGGCGTCGAGGGCTGA
- a CDS encoding bacterial proteasome activator family protein, with protein MEMPRNERSSENPQILVVGQDGMAIGGGGDEDSREVPVTEMVEQPAKVMRIGSMIKQLLEEVRVAPLDEASRVRLKEIHASSVKELEDGLAPELVEELERLSLPFTDEATPSDAELRIAQAQLVGWLEGLFHGIQTTLFAQQMAARAQLEQMRRALPPGVGGPEDGEQHPGGRSGGPYL; from the coding sequence ATGGAGATGCCGAGGAACGAACGGTCGTCGGAGAACCCCCAGATCCTGGTCGTGGGCCAGGACGGGATGGCCATCGGCGGCGGAGGCGACGAGGACTCCCGCGAGGTTCCGGTGACGGAGATGGTCGAGCAGCCGGCGAAGGTCATGCGGATCGGAAGCATGATCAAGCAGCTGCTCGAAGAGGTCCGCGTGGCGCCGCTGGACGAGGCGAGCCGCGTCCGGCTCAAGGAGATCCACGCCAGCTCCGTGAAGGAGCTGGAGGACGGCCTGGCCCCGGAACTCGTCGAGGAGCTGGAGCGGCTGTCCCTGCCGTTCACGGACGAGGCGACACCGAGCGACGCGGAACTGCGGATCGCGCAGGCCCAGTTGGTCGGCTGGCTGGAGGGCCTGTTCCACGGCATCCAGACCACGCTGTTCGCCCAGCAGATGGCCGCGCGGGCCCAGTTGGAGCAGATGCGCCGGGCCCTCCCGCCGGGCGTCGGCGGCCCCGAGGACGGCGAGCAGCACCCGGGCGGCCGCTCGGGCGGACCGTACCTGTAG
- the pdhA gene encoding pyruvate dehydrogenase (acetyl-transferring) E1 component subunit alpha: MTVESTAARKPRRSAGTKSTAGKTTARKSPSADPELVQLLTPEGKRVKNAEYDKYVAGITPEELRGLYRDMVLTRRFDAEATSLQRQGELGLWASLLGQEAAQIGSGRATREDDYVFPTYREHGVAWCRGVDPTNLLGMFRGVNNGGWDPNSNNFQLYTIVIGSQTLHATGYAMGIAKDGADSAVIAYFGDGASSQGDVAESFTFSAVYNAPVVFFCQNNQWAISEPTEKQTRVPLYQRAQGYGFPGVRVDGNDVLACLAVTKWALERARNGEGPTLVEAYTYRMGAHTTSDDPTKYRADEEREAWEAKDPILRVRRYLEASNHADEGFFAELETESEALGKGVREAVRAMPDPDHFAIFENVYADGHALVDEERAQFAAYQASFADVEGA, translated from the coding sequence GTGACCGTGGAGAGCACTGCCGCGCGCAAGCCGCGACGCAGCGCCGGTACCAAGAGCACGGCCGGCAAGACAACCGCAAGGAAATCGCCGAGCGCGGACCCCGAGCTCGTGCAGTTGCTGACGCCCGAGGGCAAGCGCGTCAAGAACGCCGAGTACGACAAGTACGTCGCCGGCATCACCCCTGAAGAGCTCCGCGGCCTCTACCGCGACATGGTGCTCACCCGCCGCTTCGACGCCGAGGCCACCTCCCTGCAGCGCCAGGGCGAGCTGGGCCTGTGGGCGTCGCTGCTCGGTCAGGAGGCCGCCCAGATCGGCTCCGGCCGCGCGACCCGCGAGGACGACTACGTCTTCCCGACCTACCGCGAGCACGGTGTCGCCTGGTGCCGCGGGGTCGACCCGACCAACCTGCTGGGCATGTTCCGCGGCGTGAACAACGGCGGCTGGGACCCGAACAGCAACAACTTCCAGCTGTACACGATCGTCATCGGTTCCCAGACGCTGCACGCGACCGGCTACGCGATGGGCATCGCCAAGGACGGCGCCGACAGCGCGGTGATCGCGTACTTCGGCGACGGCGCCTCCAGCCAGGGCGACGTCGCGGAGTCCTTCACCTTCTCCGCGGTCTACAACGCCCCCGTGGTGTTCTTCTGCCAGAACAACCAGTGGGCGATCTCCGAGCCGACCGAGAAGCAGACCCGGGTGCCGCTCTACCAGCGCGCACAGGGCTACGGCTTCCCCGGCGTCCGTGTCGACGGCAACGACGTCCTGGCCTGCCTGGCCGTGACGAAGTGGGCGCTGGAGCGCGCCCGCAACGGTGAGGGACCGACGCTCGTCGAGGCCTACACGTACCGCATGGGCGCCCACACCACCTCGGACGACCCGACGAAGTACCGGGCCGACGAGGAGCGTGAGGCCTGGGAGGCGAAGGACCCGATCCTGCGCGTTCGCCGGTACCTCGAGGCTTCAAACCACGCGGACGAGGGATTCTTCGCGGAACTGGAGACCGAGAGCGAGGCGTTGGGCAAGGGAGTGCGTGAGGCGGTCCGTGCCATGCCGGACCCGGACCACTTCGCCATCTTCGAGAACGTGTACGCGGACGGGCATGCGCTCGTCGACGAGGAGCGCGCCCAGTTCGCCGCCTACCAGGCGTCGTTCGCGGACGTAGAGGGGGCCTGA
- a CDS encoding ATP-binding cassette domain-containing protein, which yields MSTQTTSGLAIETAGLVKTFGETRAVDGVDLAVPAGTVYGVLGPNGAGKTTTVKMLATLLRPDGGEAHVFGHDVVREADEVRGRVSLTGQYASVDEDLTGTENLVLLGRLLGHGKQAARQRSGQLLEAFGLTEAAGKQVKNYSGGMRRRIDIAASILNTPDLLFLDEPTTGLDPRSRNQVWDIVRAVVAQGTTVLLTTQYLDEADQLASRIAVIDRGKVIAEGTKGELKASVGAGSVHLRLRDAAQRPEAERILRLTLDADVQLEPDPVALTARVGSGAANGQGAAEQAARALAELARTGITVDNFSLGQPSLDEVFLALTGHDTHDARDARDNDDRTDKADGAGKDDKDGVAA from the coding sequence ATGAGCACGCAGACGACGTCCGGTCTCGCGATCGAGACCGCGGGCCTGGTGAAGACATTCGGTGAGACACGGGCCGTCGACGGCGTGGACCTCGCGGTTCCGGCCGGCACGGTCTACGGCGTCCTCGGCCCCAACGGCGCCGGAAAGACCACCACGGTGAAGATGCTCGCCACCCTCCTACGACCCGACGGCGGCGAGGCGCACGTCTTCGGCCACGACGTCGTCCGCGAGGCCGACGAGGTGCGCGGTCGCGTCAGCCTCACCGGCCAGTACGCCTCCGTGGACGAGGACCTCACCGGCACCGAGAACCTGGTCCTGCTGGGCCGGCTCCTCGGACACGGCAAGCAGGCCGCGCGGCAGCGCTCCGGGCAGCTCCTGGAGGCCTTCGGGCTGACGGAGGCGGCCGGGAAGCAGGTCAAGAACTACTCCGGCGGCATGCGGCGCCGTATCGACATCGCCGCCTCCATCCTCAACACCCCCGACCTGCTCTTCCTCGACGAGCCGACGACCGGCCTGGACCCGCGCAGCCGCAACCAGGTGTGGGACATCGTGCGCGCGGTCGTCGCCCAGGGCACCACCGTGCTGCTGACCACGCAGTACCTGGACGAGGCCGACCAGCTGGCCTCCCGGATCGCCGTGATCGACCGCGGCAAGGTGATCGCCGAGGGGACCAAGGGCGAGCTCAAGGCGTCCGTGGGCGCCGGTTCCGTCCATCTGCGGCTGCGCGACGCGGCGCAGCGTCCTGAGGCCGAGCGCATCCTGCGGCTGACCCTGGACGCGGACGTGCAACTGGAGCCCGATCCCGTGGCCCTCACCGCGCGCGTCGGCTCCGGGGCGGCCAATGGCCAGGGCGCGGCGGAGCAGGCCGCCCGCGCGCTCGCCGAGCTGGCCCGCACCGGCATCACCGTCGACAACTTCTCGCTGGGCCAGCCGAGCCTGGACGAGGTCTTCCTCGCCCTCACCGGACACGACACCCACGACGCACGCGACGCACGCGACAACGACGACCGGACGGACAAGGCCGACGGGGCCGGCAAGGACGACAAGGACGGGGTGGCGGCATGA
- a CDS encoding ABC transporter permease — protein MSTVTQTENKELAPVSAESLAALLVAGERPPRPSALSASMTFGWRAILKIKHVPEQLFDVTAFPIMMVLMYTYLFGGALAGSPKEYIQFLLPGILVMSVVMITMYTGVSVNTDIEKGVFDRFRSLPIWRPSTMVGYLLGDALRYTIASVVMLTVGMIIGYRPDGGVLGVLAGIALLVAFSFAFSWVWTMFGLLLRSEKSVMGVSMMVLFPLTFLSNIFVDPKTMPGWLQAFVNNSPITHLASAVRELMAGNWPADEIAWSVGWAGLFVLVFGPITMRLYNRK, from the coding sequence ATGAGTACCGTGACGCAGACCGAGAACAAGGAACTCGCCCCCGTCAGCGCCGAGTCGCTCGCGGCGCTGCTCGTCGCGGGGGAGCGGCCGCCGCGGCCCAGCGCCCTCTCTGCCTCGATGACCTTCGGCTGGCGCGCGATCCTGAAGATCAAGCACGTGCCGGAGCAGCTCTTCGACGTCACGGCGTTCCCGATCATGATGGTGCTGATGTACACGTACCTGTTCGGGGGCGCCCTGGCCGGGTCCCCGAAGGAGTACATCCAGTTCCTGCTGCCGGGCATCCTGGTGATGTCGGTCGTGATGATCACGATGTACACGGGCGTCTCGGTGAACACCGACATCGAGAAGGGCGTCTTCGACCGGTTCCGTTCGCTGCCCATCTGGCGGCCGTCGACGATGGTCGGCTATCTGCTGGGCGACGCCCTGCGCTACACGATCGCGTCCGTGGTGATGCTCACCGTCGGCATGATCATCGGCTACCGCCCGGACGGCGGGGTGCTCGGTGTCCTCGCCGGGATCGCCCTGCTGGTCGCCTTCTCGTTCGCGTTCTCGTGGGTCTGGACGATGTTCGGGCTGTTGCTGCGCAGCGAGAAGTCGGTGATGGGCGTCAGCATGATGGTGCTGTTCCCGCTGACCTTCCTGTCGAACATCTTCGTCGACCCGAAGACCATGCCGGGCTGGCTCCAGGCCTTCGTCAACAACAGCCCGATCACTCATCTGGCCTCGGCTGTCCGCGAGTTGATGGCGGGCAACTGGCCGGCGGACGAGATCGCCTGGTCGGTGGGCTGGGCAGGCCTGTTCGTGCTGGTCTTCGGGCCGATCACGATGCGGTTGTACAACCGCAAGTAG
- a CDS encoding protein kinase domain-containing protein: MSQDGAQGQNAGRSLAGGRYQLRDLLGQGGMAAVHLAYDSVLDRQVAVKTLHTELGREQAFRERFRREAQAVAKLTHTNIVSVFDTGEDEVDGMTTPYIVMEYIEGRPLSSVFDEDVRQLGAMPADKALKITADVLAALEISHEMGLVHRDIKPGNVMMNKRGVVKVMDFGIARAMQSGVTSMTQTGMVVGTPQYLSPEQALGRGVDARSDLYSVGIMLFQLVTGRLPFDADSPLAIAYAHVQEEPVAPSSINSALPPALDALVARALKKNPNERFPSAESMRDECLRVAASFQAAPPSIVPGSQTQSGQGVGASVFPPVGGQTPPPAGHVQTPYQQTPAPNPYGTPPPSMPSPAYGYPQQQGFQTPPPASYSPQPGHPTPAPYTMSPQTRPASGGGKSNRPMIIGSIIVSVVAVGGLIAALTLKGGGTEDDGGGSGGSGGTTASESATKAPGYRAGDSANTVETTECTEPRESYLDPDKVTMPDMTFKYWPSVVECFKAAGWDVEKVDTDENTFGEGTVMRQSPEKGTDFDPDDPPEMKFTVSTGNPESD; the protein is encoded by the coding sequence ATGAGCCAGGACGGCGCACAGGGCCAGAACGCGGGGCGGTCGCTGGCCGGCGGCCGCTATCAGCTGCGCGACCTGCTCGGCCAGGGCGGCATGGCCGCCGTGCATCTCGCCTACGACTCCGTGCTCGACCGGCAGGTCGCGGTCAAGACGCTGCACACCGAACTCGGCCGCGAACAGGCCTTCCGCGAGCGCTTCCGCCGCGAGGCCCAGGCCGTGGCGAAGCTCACGCACACCAACATCGTCTCGGTCTTCGACACCGGCGAGGACGAAGTCGACGGCATGACGACGCCGTACATCGTCATGGAGTACATCGAGGGCCGCCCCCTCAGCTCCGTCTTCGACGAGGACGTACGGCAGTTGGGCGCGATGCCCGCAGACAAGGCGCTGAAGATCACAGCGGATGTGCTCGCGGCGCTGGAGATCAGCCACGAGATGGGCCTGGTCCACCGGGACATCAAGCCGGGCAACGTGATGATGAACAAGCGCGGCGTGGTCAAGGTCATGGACTTCGGCATCGCGCGCGCCATGCAGTCCGGTGTGACGTCGATGACGCAGACCGGCATGGTGGTCGGCACCCCCCAGTACCTCTCGCCGGAACAGGCGCTGGGCCGGGGCGTGGACGCCCGCTCCGACCTCTACTCGGTCGGCATCATGCTGTTCCAACTGGTCACCGGGCGGCTTCCGTTCGACGCGGACTCACCGCTGGCGATCGCGTACGCGCACGTGCAGGAGGAGCCGGTCGCTCCGTCCTCGATCAACAGCGCCCTGCCGCCGGCCCTGGACGCGCTGGTGGCCCGCGCGCTGAAGAAGAACCCGAACGAGCGCTTCCCGAGCGCCGAGTCCATGCGCGACGAGTGCCTGCGCGTGGCCGCGTCCTTCCAGGCGGCCCCGCCCAGCATCGTGCCGGGCTCGCAGACGCAGAGCGGCCAGGGCGTCGGCGCCTCGGTGTTCCCGCCGGTCGGCGGCCAGACGCCCCCGCCCGCGGGCCACGTCCAGACGCCGTACCAGCAGACGCCGGCCCCGAACCCGTACGGCACCCCGCCGCCGTCGATGCCGTCGCCGGCGTACGGCTACCCGCAGCAGCAGGGCTTCCAGACGCCGCCACCGGCCTCGTACTCCCCGCAGCCGGGCCACCCGACCCCGGCGCCGTACACCATGTCGCCCCAGACGCGGCCCGCTTCGGGCGGCGGCAAGAGCAACCGGCCGATGATCATCGGCTCGATCATCGTGTCCGTCGTCGCGGTGGGCGGCCTGATCGCGGCCCTGACCCTGAAGGGCGGGGGCACCGAGGACGACGGGGGCGGGAGCGGCGGCAGCGGCGGCACGACCGCCTCGGAGTCGGCGACGAAGGCGCCGGGATACCGGGCGGGCGACAGCGCGAACACGGTCGAGACGACCGAGTGCACCGAGCCGCGGGAGTCGTACCTCGACCCCGACAAGGTGACGATGCCGGACATGACCTTCAAGTACTGGCCGTCGGTCGTCGAGTGCTTCAAGGCAGCAGGGTGGGACGTCGAGAAGGTCGACACCGACGAGAACACGTTCGGCGAGGGCACCGTCATGCGGCAGTCGCCGGAGAAGGGCACGGACTTCGACCCGGACGACCCGCCGGAGATGAAGTTCACGGTCTCGACGGGCAATCCGGAGTCGGACTGA